One window from the genome of Bdellovibrio sp. NC01 encodes:
- a CDS encoding DUF2785 domain-containing protein: MVVRRLNKSTLLLPLMLTLQGFNAFAGDANPQISNPHLLSKAVQLQITPRGMKYFDQNLSNILGNMGVKLDEGYFPAMSWKADKPINPDDYTKDNPEMVATYKQIKDMLSTWLVGFSLNPHLPTVQIGESGYVAQFSKFGLVTDEALMRQLGKRDGAVLAIELEVKKFTLSSQSIIAWDLNNEFLGKAGLENVTLSIGDGTTPLKMRLPFYIRMNASGQMEFEALELENNLDQTAIAFQYQKLIIPTFAVEVNGKKFYLNTQEVDKLLTKQAPLLIEKVRSNLGELTRKTLPEMLNQKAKEFLAGNLEQIQDMSPPGKEANDNRPDFKWGLRLQNINLNKSLNVDVTAYVEDTLNSKSAPRAIDKSRGDVALNLLPMEQYDIALSLDRSVINRVLQLSFERKNFEKIENGGDVMKLVAMPTIDYVKPLTDVALKPQETFVKLHVSIENKPDSTFLKETIVLDFDIVAKLAQMKDKDGLQLILYKIDENTMTMDEKYLSTAGKLLNGIWRGKVYAGIREELKKKCATWATTQANIPGSLPLPPEVLGMKLDINRLLMDSTGHLVMYLNYAKTGAK; this comes from the coding sequence ATGGTAGTACGTCGTTTAAACAAATCGACTTTATTACTTCCTTTGATGTTAACACTTCAAGGGTTCAATGCATTTGCGGGTGATGCAAATCCGCAGATTTCAAATCCTCATCTGCTATCCAAAGCGGTGCAGTTGCAAATCACTCCACGTGGAATGAAGTACTTCGACCAAAATCTTAGTAATATCCTGGGTAACATGGGTGTGAAGCTTGATGAAGGCTATTTCCCTGCAATGTCATGGAAAGCAGATAAGCCCATCAATCCTGACGATTATACTAAAGACAATCCAGAGATGGTTGCGACTTACAAACAAATCAAAGATATGTTGAGCACATGGCTTGTGGGTTTTTCTTTGAATCCGCACTTACCGACTGTGCAAATCGGTGAATCTGGTTATGTGGCGCAATTTTCTAAATTCGGTTTAGTGACGGATGAAGCTTTGATGCGCCAATTAGGCAAACGAGATGGTGCCGTGCTTGCCATTGAATTGGAAGTGAAGAAATTCACTCTTTCCTCTCAATCTATTATTGCGTGGGACTTAAATAATGAATTCCTAGGCAAAGCCGGTTTAGAAAACGTCACGCTTTCAATTGGTGACGGCACAACGCCACTCAAAATGCGTCTGCCATTTTATATTCGCATGAATGCCAGTGGCCAAATGGAATTCGAAGCGCTTGAACTTGAAAACAACTTGGATCAAACAGCGATTGCTTTCCAATATCAAAAGCTAATCATTCCAACTTTCGCAGTGGAAGTGAACGGTAAGAAATTCTATTTGAACACGCAAGAAGTCGACAAGCTTTTGACGAAACAAGCTCCGCTGTTGATTGAAAAAGTTCGTTCAAATTTAGGTGAGCTGACTCGCAAAACTTTGCCAGAGATGTTGAATCAAAAGGCCAAAGAGTTTTTGGCTGGTAACTTGGAGCAGATCCAAGACATGTCGCCTCCGGGTAAAGAAGCCAACGACAACCGCCCTGATTTTAAATGGGGCTTGCGTCTACAAAACATTAATTTGAATAAATCTCTGAATGTGGATGTGACGGCGTACGTAGAAGATACTTTGAACTCCAAAAGTGCTCCGCGCGCGATTGATAAATCACGTGGTGACGTTGCTTTGAATCTTCTGCCAATGGAGCAATATGACATCGCTTTGAGCCTGGATCGCTCGGTGATCAACCGTGTTTTGCAATTATCTTTTGAGAGAAAGAACTTCGAAAAAATCGAAAATGGCGGCGATGTCATGAAGTTGGTAGCCATGCCGACGATTGACTATGTAAAACCTCTAACGGACGTGGCTTTGAAACCACAAGAAACGTTCGTAAAACTGCACGTTTCCATCGAAAACAAGCCAGATTCAACGTTCTTGAAAGAGACGATTGTTTTGGACTTCGATATCGTTGCAAAACTAGCGCAAATGAAGGATAAGGACGGCCTGCAACTCATCCTTTACAAAATCGATGAAAACACGATGACGATGGATGAGAAATACCTTTCTACAGCCGGGAAACTTTTGAACGGCATCTGGAGAGGTAAAGTCTATGCTGGCATCCGCGAAGAACTTAAAAAGAAATGTGCGACTTGGGCCACGACTCAAGCAAACATTCCTGGTTCGTTGCCATTGCCACCGGAAGTTTTGGGCATGAAGCTCGACATCAATCGCCTGTTGATGGATTCCACGGGTCACTTAGTGATGTACTTGAATTACGCGAAAACAGGAGCGAAATAA
- a CDS encoding NAD(P)/FAD-dependent oxidoreductase — protein sequence MAKNTFSRREFLKISALSSSAFALGACASLDRLFMGDKRDLSNEVIIIGAGAAGLAAAYALKKKKIPFRIFEASARVGGRVQTVSLFPETGPVGELGAEFFEESHQTIFALAKELNLPVREIKTQSGLETQIFSFNGQIYRAKDIQAKMKTLQGPIRRVLADLYRQQEVTLTYKNALQYERSSYYDSLSLRDLLNNWSTEVDPLVLKLIEAQAVARFGVDAESQSSIHFLETIDSEGSSLLTGRPTYRMEGGLSNLMTTLYGRVAGVIPDYFVKTNNVLTELSEKKGVFTLVFRTPNGSEKYTTKNVICTIPFSKLRQVSGLQDLSFSSLKKEAILTQDYATHSKGVLAFSEAFWKKKNGKTPANLGNFTGDFLSQKFWDSGRAQDGQQGLMTYLRAGKSGAETGGGAPQLAIQDLSLIYSDVKQQELLTSQVLNWSQRTWVEGSMAYFKKNQYMRYKGVAAEPEYGGRFLFAGEHTSVRFAGTLHGALESGITAASLVNI from the coding sequence ATGGCAAAAAATACTTTCAGTCGTCGCGAGTTTTTAAAAATTTCTGCACTGAGTTCTTCCGCATTTGCTTTGGGTGCCTGCGCAAGTTTGGATCGCCTATTCATGGGCGATAAGCGCGATCTTTCGAATGAAGTGATCATTATCGGAGCAGGTGCCGCAGGACTTGCAGCGGCATACGCTTTAAAAAAGAAGAAAATTCCATTTCGTATCTTTGAAGCCTCAGCACGCGTGGGCGGACGAGTGCAAACGGTCAGTCTTTTTCCTGAAACAGGCCCAGTTGGGGAGTTAGGTGCAGAATTTTTTGAAGAGTCTCATCAGACTATTTTTGCTCTGGCAAAAGAACTGAATCTGCCGGTCCGCGAAATCAAAACCCAAAGTGGTCTTGAAACGCAGATCTTCTCGTTCAACGGACAGATCTATCGCGCCAAAGATATTCAAGCCAAAATGAAGACGCTGCAGGGACCGATTCGTCGTGTGCTTGCCGATTTGTATCGCCAACAAGAAGTGACTCTGACTTACAAGAATGCTCTGCAATACGAGCGTTCCAGTTACTATGACAGCTTGTCATTAAGAGACCTTCTGAATAATTGGTCGACAGAAGTCGATCCGTTGGTTCTGAAACTAATCGAAGCTCAAGCGGTTGCCAGATTCGGTGTCGATGCAGAGTCGCAATCGTCTATTCATTTTTTAGAAACCATTGATTCTGAAGGCAGTTCGTTACTAACGGGGCGCCCAACGTATCGCATGGAGGGCGGCTTAAGTAATTTGATGACGACATTGTACGGTCGTGTCGCTGGCGTTATTCCAGATTACTTTGTTAAGACCAACAATGTTTTGACAGAGCTGTCAGAAAAAAAAGGTGTCTTCACTTTGGTTTTCAGAACTCCGAATGGCAGTGAAAAATACACGACTAAAAATGTGATCTGCACAATTCCATTCTCGAAACTTCGCCAAGTGAGTGGTCTGCAAGACCTGAGTTTTTCAAGTTTAAAGAAGGAAGCGATTCTGACGCAAGATTATGCGACTCATTCAAAAGGCGTGTTGGCTTTCAGTGAAGCTTTTTGGAAAAAGAAGAATGGCAAAACGCCAGCGAATCTCGGCAATTTCACGGGTGACTTCTTATCGCAAAAATTCTGGGATTCGGGACGTGCCCAAGACGGCCAGCAAGGTCTGATGACATACTTGCGCGCGGGTAAATCGGGTGCGGAAACGGGTGGTGGAGCTCCACAACTGGCGATTCAAGATTTAAGTTTGATTTATTCAGACGTGAAACAACAGGAACTTTTAACTTCGCAAGTATTGAACTGGAGTCAACGTACCTGGGTTGAAGGTTCGATGGCGTATTTTAAAAAGAATCAGTATATGCGCTATAAAGGTGTGGCGGCAGAGCCAGAATATGGTGGCAGATTCTTATTTGCAGGGGAACACACGAGTGTGCGTTTCGCGGGAACTTTGCACGGGGCCCTTGAAAGCGGCATCACTGCCGCTTCCTTAGTGAACATCTAG